The Panicum hallii strain FIL2 chromosome 5, PHallii_v3.1, whole genome shotgun sequence genome contains the following window.
GAATTGAATAAACCAACCATAGGATACATGTGTGAAACAGATAAAAGTCATAAATACTTCAAGCTAGAGAAAACATTTAAAACCAAGAAAACTATAAATTCAAATACCTTCTTAATCGCACTTTCGATGAAATCCAGAGCAAGAACATTCCCAGCTGTTTTAGCAAGTTCTCCGGTAAAACGACCTATTCCAGCACCAAGCTCCAGCACTGATTTTCCTTCATATGGAGGAAGTAAAGACAGGACCTACAGAAAAGGAACACAACCATATCAATATATTAGTCCTGAAAGCCCAGGAACAGCTTCTCTGGTTAATCAAAGAGACTCCAGCTGAATACTAAAATTACAAAGTTGTTTCAAGCTATTAAGGCACATAGTGGACTACTTGACTTATATCACACTGTTCTTGGAAACAAAATAGAACAGGTTCAACTGTTAAATCAAAGAACCCAATAAATGCCAAGCTTTAGTTCCCAATTTCTAACTTTATTTACAGTTGTTACATAAAAGGAATATCATAGTCAGAATATGCGGTGGATCAAGACATCTTCCTGCAGGGCTGAAAGCACCAAGGAAATACATGCTTCTTAAAAATGGAATTAAAAAAACTATTAGAAGAATCAAGTTATTTATCATAAAAAATACAAAATAAATTCATGAAGTAAGATAGCTTTTGTGCCAATTTTATTATAAAGCTTAATATTTGACAGTCTAAAATGTGGAAAATAATCATTATAGTTTACTTGATGCGAAAAAAATCAGCTAGTCCAAATAAAAGTAAACATTTACTCTGAATTGCTTACAGTTTACCTAAGAATTTCTTTTTATATTTCATATGGCATGTTAAGACGTGGCACCCCCTCAAGTGGGCACGGAATTTTCTTGGGCCAGTTCACTTTTCACTCGTTAAATCGCAAAAAAGGTATCTATCGACGTAACTATCTCCAATCAGAGTCATAGCACACTTGTATTCAACACAAATTTTACGAGCAATTTATCCCAAAAGAAAGTGCACACGCCTCCGTTTCCACATACGTCCCTTTAGAGAGATCGCCAAGTGACATTCGGGGAGCAAAGGCAGACACGTGCACCCCCAGATCCAAGGAGATGGATCACCAAAGGCGCTGAACAAAACACTAACAGTGGTGTATTCTCTAAGCACTGGAATGGATAGAGGGAGCGGAATGAATCACCTCGGGGCGCTCCTCCTTGTCGAGATCGGCGGCGCGGGAGTCGAGCATCATGGCCTCGACGGTGAGGTCCTTGGAGTGCTCCTCCCAGTAGCTCTTCTGCGCATGCCTCTCCTCCACCTCCATCTTCCCTGCAACGCCCACACGACCCGCAAGCAAATCATCCCCCACGAACAACGGGAACCACGCACACCATGTGCTCGGCGCCTCTCCCCAGCCAAACTAACGAGACGAAATGGAGACCGGAAGGGAAACGCGAAGAGCAGATCTGGTCCGCTCGCGCGGGGAGTCCATTCTCTTACCGTTAGCAGGAACAACAGCGGCggcgttggcggcggcggcgtccattACGGCAGGTCGATGCGTGCGCGCGTGCGTTCGTTCGTGTTCGTTGGTCGGCCGGAAATTCAGAACCGATGGGACCGGTCAGGGGGAGGGGGGCTGCGAGATTAAGATCCCTCGATGGCGAGGCGGGCGCGGGAGAAGCTCCGGGAGCGGCGGTTGAAGGAGCGGCCGCGCTGCTGCATCCACAACCGGATCGCGCGAGGTTGGGGGGGAGGAGGGTGGACAGGCAGGAGGCGTGAACCGTGTCTGTGGCTGCGACTGGGAACGGGAGGGTGGGGAGGGATTTTATAGGCGGGAACAGAGGGGATCGGGAGCGGACGGGGCGATCGACCGTGAGATCTGTGCCGGGTTGGGACGGGGGCCTCCCGCAGCCACTGGCACAGATCGGCGTGGGATCCTTTTTAACGTTTGTGTCGTTTTGCGGAGCTGATCCGTGGCAGTGGCACTCATTGGACGCATGCGCCCATGCCTGCCTGACGATCCAACCGAGGAATCACACCTGTTTCACGTAAATTGAAATATTATAGCATGAAGTTGAATCGAACTCCACGATCTTCAACATTAGCGTGAAAAATTAAAATGGTAATTGTGATCACGAACTACAACCTCCAACCTCCGTCGAAGACGGCTTCAGACTTCAGTTCTTGAGAAACTGTAGCGACAGGAAAATTCACCAAGGGACTCACTAGGTTGATTGCTGATAATCAGGTCGGTTAGTCAAATATGCTTCTGATTTCCCTTAAAAAGATATGCTTTTGATTTTCTAAATGGTCTTACAACGTAGTAGTAGAATGCATCCTGCACAAAAGGTACGACAGAGAAGAAACAGTCCCTCGCGTCGCTCCTCCTAGAGGCGGCTAGAGGCGGAACCTGCTCCCCGAGCGGCCGCAAGAAAGGCCACAGTGGGGCTTCACCTCCCCTCTTTCTCCTTTCCTCCCCTCGTCTTCTCTTGGTGGCTGGTCCGTCCATAGCGGCAGCGGCTGTCCGCAGCAACCGCCTCGCAAACGGCCGGATCCGTACCCTCAGCCACCGGATCTTCTCTCCCAGGGTctcgacgcggcggcggcggcgcctacCGCGGTCGGCACGCGGCatgggacggcggcggctcccGCGGCCTGCACGTGGCACGGCTGGGGCGCAGCGGCAACAGCATCCGCGGTCGAGCGGCCGGTGGGGTGCGGTTGCGTGCGGCTGGGGCGCCCCACTGCTACCTGGGCCACCGGTGGGGCACGTCGGCAGCAGCACCCACGCAGGTGTCCGCGGCTAGCTCGGCCCGGCTTCACGGTGGCGGCGTCCGGTGCGGCCCGCCATCACGGTGGCGGCGCACGCGGCCCGGCCCGGCTGCTTTGGTGTTTCGCGGTGGCGGCAACGTTGTTGACGCGGCAACGCCCGAGCTTTGGTTTCTGGCGGCGTCTAGTCAACCTATGCTGCGGTGCGTTGGCGGCGCCCTGGTGGCGTGTGCTAACAACAGTTTGCTCGGACGTATACCAGCGCCGCCATGGTGGCGTTGGCTGCGGCCATGCGGAGGCTCACCAGCAACACCATGGTGCTGGGGCTGGTGATGTCAGCCATCTCTTTTCATCGCGGTGACGATGCTGGTGAAAATCCATCCCTCCTTGGGACGGTGTCGATGGCGCCTTTGGCGTCATTCTCTTCCGGAAGGCGACGTTGATTATCTTTGGCGCGCACCATGGCTCTTGTCTGAGCCAACGACATGGGCGTCAGTCTTCCCTGTCGGGTGTGGCGGGTGAAAATCCAACCCATTTTGGGCTGGCATCGACGACATCTTCAGCGTCATGACCTTCTTGAAAACGATGTCATTCAGTTCCGGCAAGGAGGCTTCCTCTGGCGATGGCCGCTTCCAAAATGGcgcttctctcttttttttccttcctttctcttttcttttttttgagcATATAGTTCGTGGCATTGGTTGTGGTGGCTCGTGTTGACGTTCCAGTTGGTTGTGGTGGCTCATGTCGACGTCCCAATTTAACCGGATAAAGTTCGCGGAGGGTCGATGTCCCAGTCTGATTGGTGGAGTTTTTATTGAGCCTCATGTCGATGTTCCAATCCGACCGCCAAAATTGAGAGTCCCGATTGATGTCCTAATCCAACCGGTTGCTACGGCGTGAGTTGATGTCCCAATCTAACGGGCCGGTGTGTGTGACAAGTTTGGTTTGTAGTTGTAGGTGGTGTAGTTATAGAAGTTGTAGTTGTACGGTTTCCGGATCCGGTTTATCTATAAACTGAATCAATTCTCTTCTTCTTATTAATATACGCCGAACAGTAAGGTTCACTATCTTAAAAAAAAGAACGCACAAGAGACTCCCAGGGAGTACTGAAGCAGCAGTGTCACGACATCGTGCTTGGTCTCTCACTCCAACCGCACTGCAGTGAAGAACCATGTCGTCGAGATGGCGTCGCGGTCGTTCGTAATTTCCTAACTGCAAGGGAGCAAGCAAGACGAGATGGAGGGATGGCATGTGACCATGTGTCGCTCCGCACGACGGCACTGGGTTGCCCTTGCCCACATGTTGAGCTTCTCGACGTCTGGCGTCCTGCACCTGCTAGGCTAGCTGCTACCCTCCGCGGCAGTGAAAGATGTGCTGACGTTTTCTGAGGCGGGCCAAAAGGCGAGAAAGTGGTGCAATTGAATTCAGGTCTTCCTTTCAGACCTTCACTCTACGCAGAGCACCACTGTGTAAGCAGGCTAGCTAGCTGCGGATTGGCACACGTGTGCGTATGCGTCTAGGCAAAATCCACCTCACCGTCCGTGCATAGAGAACTCACCACCTCCATTGGACGAGTAGCGCTCGCTGCCCACGTGCGCACGCTGAAGAGCGACAGGGAGCATCGAACTCGAATATAAAACCGAGGGCCCTGACCATGAAAAGACATGATCTGTCCTATGAGTAGTGGGAAGAAAAGATCAAGCAGAAGACGTAGAGGTGGCAGTACAAGAGGTAGACCACGGGGGCACGGATCGCGTGCAGTGTGCTTTGGATCCACCCACCTCGGTATCTGCCGCCTGCCCGCAGGGTTTCGTTTTTCCTATCGAGCAGAGGTAGCAGAAACAATCAAGCAAACTTTTACGGAGGGAATCTGCCTGCATCTTTGCTTACAATAATTTGCTCAGGTGATCTCACACCCTTGTTCCGAAATCGACTGGTAGCAGCGCATCTCGCTGCCCTATCAAGTTGCGCAACAAATTCAGTAGCATGAGTTTTAGAAAAAGGACTAGCACATATACATCACTCACGCAGCCGCATACCAAGCCATGCAAATTGCTGATAGCTTTATTAGGCTTCACGGGTAAGTGACCTCGTTACGGCACATGATGCAATGCATCACTGCAATCACGGGACCATGACATTGAACCACTTCCAAGGACAAAAGGAACATGATAGGCAGGTAGGCTCTAGCACTCCCCAGATCAGAAAAACAGTGCAGCGGCATACAAATTCTCGAACAATTCTTTctgtttatttatttattctGGTGAAAGCCACTTTATTTGTAATAAGGCCACACCGGCATCAGGGCCATCATCACTTGGTTGCGATGAACAGGCCCCACCTCTGCTCACCAGCAGAGCTCCTCTGCTGTTTTGCTTTCCATCCGTTCACAATATCGTCATAGTCCCCCTGGAATGAGGGTGAACGAAGAGCTAAGAGTTAGATATACTTGTGAGTTTAGGAACAACAGAGAAAGAATGCAGGCTTCTAAACTGCCGCCCAGTTCATCTCTGAACTTCTTAAGGCCTTTGCCAAATCACCTGGCTGAAGTCGGACAGGAAATCGTCTTTGTTCTTTTCAAATTTATCCAGCTCCTTCTGTAAAATCCCGAGGAACTGGAATGCAACACAGAGCACTGATGAGTATCATCGAAACCAGTTTTTGATCCAAACGTCCAAGTGGAAAAGAACATGAGCATCAACACTGCACAGATAGAGGGGCAAACCTGATCAGTTCGATCTTCAGCTATGACATGACTGAAACCAGCATTCTTGAGCATCTGGATTGTTTGACGAACAGAAGTCAGCACTCAGTAGCAGGAGTTCTTCATACAAGTCAAAACGTGCATTTGTATTAAGCATTAGCCACAAAAGAAAATCAGGTGAGAAGTAAGATAAACCTGTCCATATGCCTCCACATCATGGAGATCATAACCTCTCTGCTTAATGTATGCTGCAAACTCTTCTGATGGTTTCCCAGGGCTCTTGCAGTAGTCACTGATTAGGACCTTGCCCCCAGGCTTTAGCCATTTGAAGAAACTTTTGAACAAGGAGGGTTTATCCTGCAGAAGCAAAAGCAACAAAAGACATTTTTGTCAAACCATTGAAAAAGGTATGCCCTAATATGTGATGTTGGATGGTGAATTAAAGTTCCAAAAATAGAGAACTTGAAAGTCGTCTCCAACGGGAGATACTTTCCATGATTGTTTATGATCAGGCTGTAGCTCTATCATCTAGGAGGAAAAATACACTCCAAATGGACAGTACATGCATGATTTGTGTAAAACATACTTGTATATGAAGGATAGTATCACGGCTGTAGATGACATCAAATGTATGGTCTGGGTATGTCTTCGTGGTACAATCAGCAACTTCAAACTCCACGGAGCACTTGCGCCCAACAGCACGCTCAAGGGCAAATAGTATCATGTTAATGGAAAGATCAATGCCAACAACATGAGTATCATACTCTTCAGCCATATAAAAGTCGCCTCCCCCAATTCCACATCCAACATCAAGCACCTTCTGCCCGGGTTTAAGATCCAATTTATCCACAAATTCTTTTGTAGTCTCTGGTGGATAGTGATAAGTAACAACATTTAAGGGCACTGCTAATAGAATCGCACAAAAAAAATGACAAAAGTGGATGCATCAACTCACCAACTCCACCAGTGCTCACGTAACCATCTCCAAATATACGTTCATAGCGTAAAATTCCACTGGCTTTGTACTGCACGTTATCCAAAAAACTTTGAAAGCCCCCATCTTCTGATGAATTTACTTTTTTCCATAGCCAACATATCTGAAAGGGCATGTTCATCACTAATTTCACAACAACCGAAATGCATGTCTATGTGCATGTGAGAGGACAGAGAAGTACCTGGTTTTGATCTTTCTTGATGTCTACGTAAGCTTCAATGCACTTGAAAGTAACCAGAGAAAGTTTGAAAGAAGTGCCATCTTGATTAAAGGCTTGGCACTCTTTAAAAACCTATTTGGGAAAAGACATTATCAACTATTTCGAAGAAAGTGGTACTCAAACTAAGAAAACTAAAGAGTGGAGCAGGTAAGAACACAAAACTTCCACTGTTGAGTCTGATAGAGTCTGATACTGAAGCCATACTGCCATAGAGGCAAACGGGAAGGCAGTAGATGAGTTTGGATTCTCACCTTGGTATAAAACCTTGGTTCTCGATAGTGTGTCGGGTTCACTTTCCTTTCTAAATCTCCAGATTGATGGAAGCAAGATTCCCTAAAGAAGATGTAGCCACCAACCTTCAGCCATTTTACCATTCTTTCTACTAGCTTGTCAATCTACAGTAAGAGATAAAGTTAGAAAAAACCGACATATATAATAGAAACATATCCCCGAATCAGGACAAATGAAAAGTGTAACCCTATCCACACAAAAAAGCAGTTGAGTTTTTGTTCCTTTTTAACCATGAACCTCGAATTCTAATGTATGGCTCCCTCATTACCTCCTCATCTGAAAGATACATCAGTAACCAGTTTGAAAATATCAGATCAATGGAGTTCGCTTCAATCATGAGGTCCGGGGATGTGACATCAGCACAAATAAAGGATGTGTTCTTGTAGTGAGCATTTATGCTTTCATTCTACAACGAAAAATGCAGAAAAGATATCAATGAAAAAAGCATATCTACATGTAGAGATGAAAAGAAAGCATATCTACATGTAAAGCAGGAAAATATTCATAAGAAAATGCAAATTTCATTACCTTCTTAATCACACTTTCAATGAAATCCAGTGCAAGAACATGCCCAGCTGTTTTAGCCAGTTCACCTGTAAAGCGACCTATTCCGGCGCCCAGTTCCAGTACAGACTTCCCTTCATATGAAGGGAGTAAAGACAGTACCTATAGAAAAGAAGAACCAGTATATCAAAATATCGCAAAAACCACACACACATAGGTCAAGCTCTCAGTGGCCTAGTATACATTCTGTCGTATATCAGACTGTTGTTCAAAATCAAATACAGCAGGGGTCAATTGTAAATTAAAGGACTGATTTCAAGTTTTAGTTCTCAGCTTCACAACTTTCTTTACAGTTACAGATGCCACATGAAACAAGAAATATCGTAGCTGCAATATGTCGGGGCGGATCAACGCAGGCTTCCTGTAAGGTTCACAACGCTAAACAAATCTGAATTTCTTCAGACATGAAATTTTAACATTACGCTACAAAAAATGAAGGTGCCTTAGTACCTATCATAAAACAAACCAAAACATAACAAAGTTAAAGAAATTCGAGCTGCAACCGGATTTATAGAAAAATTATGTTTTTTCCGTATCCCTTAATATTGACAATCCAGAGTCCAATGTGGGAAATAAGCATTTACAACTGAAACAAAAAATTATGGGGTCATCCCTCGCTTACAATTTTTCATGTGAGGGTAGTCGAATAAATTTTCTACTTAGGTAGTTTTGCTCTCAACCTCTGTTTATTTCATACCATCTTACACAACAAATCAAAATGCGGTACTCAGAATTTCTTTAGACATTGTAGGGGCATGACCAACTCCCAGAAAAAGGTTTTAGTATTGTTCGACTACATTTGGTGTTTATTTTTCTGAAAGGATTCTTTCACGCTTCAGATGAACATTAAAAAGGCAAAATGTCAACAAACAGGTTACTGATCAAAATGAAACAAGTCTTCCTGCATCCTGCCACACTTTATTTTTCCAAAAGGATTTTTGCACCAAGAGGGCAAGAGTGGCATTGGTAATTTGGTATCAGACAGATTTGCTAAATGCTACCGTTTAACTTAAAAATTTGTATATAAGCACAAGTCCATAACTGAAATTAAAGACCAGGTGCCACCTCCCATGGACACGCAATTTCCTTGATGCAGATCACATTTCAGTCGCAAAACCGAAGTGTCTATCTGTcagcttcaacatttcaaatTCACAACACGCTTGCGTTGACGCCGCAGATCAGAGACCAATTTGTTTCACCACGCGTCCCTCTTAGAGATTGCCACCGAGATATTTGGGAGGCAAAGGCAAAGACATGGCACATGCTCATGCTCTCCAGATTCAAGCAGAAAAGAATCACGAAACAAACAGAGTGAAGATTGAAAAAAGTCATCGCGGCATCACCTCCGGGCGCTCCTCCTTgtcgagctcggcggcgcgggAGTCGAGCATCATGGCCTCGAGGGTGAGGTCCCTGGAGTGCTCCTCCCAGTAGCTCCTCTGCGCCTTCCTCTCCTCCGCCTCCGGCCCCCCTGCGACGCCGACACACCCCGGAACCATCACTCCCCACAGTCAACGCCAGCCTTCGCACACAAGGCCCGAGCCCCACGTGCTCGACACCTATCCCGACCCAAAATCTAGGACGAAATGGGCGCGCAGCGGGCCGATCGCTTACCATTCGCagcagcaacggcggcggcgtccaTCAAGGGCTAACCCGCGCGATCGCTCGTCGGAATCAAGTTCAGCTTTGTGTGGCGCGAGGGCGTTTCGAGGTGAATACCCCTCGACGGCGAGGCGGGCTCGGGAGAAGCTCCGGTCGCGGCGGTTGTAGGAGCGGCCGCGCTGCTGCATTCAAAACCGCCGGACCACGGCGAGgctggggaggaggaggagaggtacGAGGCGGCGTGAACCGGGGCGAGTGTGCAAGGCTCGAAGGCGTTTATAAGCGGAACGCGGGGGAGGGAAGAGGCGCTCAGTGGAGTGGAGTGGAGTGGAGTGGACgctggaggcggaggcggaggcggccgggCGATCAACCTCGACCGCGAGGTCTGTCTGACTCGGACGGTCGGACCCGTCCCATTGGATATTCGGATGGGCCTCCTCTCCGCTGAGGCGCCGAGTGGATGCTCCACTGCGTCCGCGTCCTTTTCTATTTCCGCCATTCCGCGATTGCAATAATTGTCGATACCGCCGGATTCGTTGGgaaattttaaaaaaattgcTCACCATACTAGCGTGGTGTATTATAATACGTGTCTCTTTTGTTGGCATCATGCCATCGTTTATGGGTATCTTATCAATTTACCACGAAATATGTGCCATATGCCCATATCCCGTTGGTTATTttctttgaaaaaaaaaacagcagTGGGCATTGTATGCCGGCCAAGATCCGATTCACCtaataaaataaaattataTACACCTACTCCCTTTCATTTTCAGTAGGAGTATTAGGATGTACAACACATACCCCTCCCCCTCGCTCTCCCGGCGACTCGGGGGAGGGACCCATGCCGCCGCCTATCCTCTCACCACCGGCCACCTCCGGTGGTCGCCGCCACCGGCGACCAggcagacggcggcggcccacggcTGAGCTAAAGTTGGCTTAGCTTGCCCaattcccctccctctctccttccccCGCTTCCCTCTCCGGCCTCCAAACCTTGCCATGCTCGACGACGcttcaccgccggccgccggggcCAGATCCGGCCTCGCCATTGCCAGATTCGGAGGCACTCGGGCCGGATCTAGCCGTTCTCGGCAGGTCGCCGCTCTCCCGCCCCCGGCTGgccgcaccgccgccaccgctcgccCTTGGACCGCCTGTGCTCTCGCTTGGCCCCCTTGGCGGGCGCTTCGTCTTGGGCTGGCTTCTCTTCCCCCTCGGGTTGCTGGGGGGCTGGCGTGGGCGTCGACTACCGGCCGCCGGCCTCGGGCCTTTAGTCGGGGTGCCTCTGCTTGGGTGCCAATCGACGGCGTCCGGCCTTGGTTCGGTGCCTCAGCACGGGTGCCACTGCTGGTGTCTAGTGCCTCCCTGCGGCGGGTCCTGGCTGGCAGGGGCCCTGCGCTGCAACGGCGCTTTTCGGCTTCGTGGCGGCGCTCTGGTGGTGCCCGACAATTCTTTGGCTCTTCGGCTCTAGGGAGGGAATGGGGTGAAGGCGAAAGCCTAGGTGTTGCCTGCGGCCCAATGACGGCGACGCCTCGGCGCGTTTACCTTTTTGAAGGCGTCATTtttttccctcttcccttcccGGTGAACTTTTCGGGTGAAATCCTTGACCACGTGGTCGGATGATAACGGCGCCTGTGGCATCGCTCCCTCCCTTGAGGCATCGTCTTGGAAGCTTTGCTGGTGGTGGTCGTCTCTCCTTGGAGAGTTTCCGCTTCTGCGCTTGCCTTCGCTGTGTGTTGTCTGCATCATCGGGGTTGCGTAGGTCGTCATCTTACGGATGCTTTGCCCCCCCTCTCTTCGCtggcggatgctttgccgccGTTGTCGTTGGTGTATGCTTTGCCGCCATGGTTGGTTAGTTGggtggatgctttgccaccCTGGTTGTTGCAGACCTTTGCACCCTTGGCGTTTGTTGTATCTTTCCGCAGGTTCAGTTGCGCGTTTGTGTCTAGGTTTGTGAGGTTTGTGAGTCTCCTCCCCCGTTATTCTTGCAACTCTTGTTAGGGTCGTCAGTCGCCTTCAACTCGCTTGTTAGTGCTCTGTATCAGCCTTAATAGCCTCTACCTATTAAGATTTGTAATAGTAATATTGCTTTCCTCTTAATGAAATACATACTCAGATACGTTCGTGAAAAAAAGATGAACAAAAATCTTTAGACCATGTTCATTTAATCCTTAGCTGATACTTCCCTCCGATCCCTCCCATCTCGGGAATAACCAACAAAATCTTAAAGGTATATTTTGACCTTCTATTTTTCTACAATATCTCATCACTTACTATCAAATCAACCTCGCTGGTTCCAATTGCACATAAAGCGTATATGAGATATGCTAATCTCAATATAAGAAAGCTGCACCAAAAGAGGCCTAGGCAGTGTGGCCACGTCGCGGCCCGTTCCTAGCTGTCGGATTGGCTGGGCGGACGGTTCAGGTCGTGCGGGTCTAGgtcattttgcaaaaaaaattcTTGATTTTTGTCAAAATCAACTCGCAATCCAGCCTTCTCTCTTACATAATTTTGTGAAAAGCCTCATAACTTTTTCAAAATCAACCTGCAATCCAACCTTTCCGGTTCAAAAAAAATTCATAAATAAAACCTTAAGTTTTCGTAAATTCAACCCACCGTCCCGGTTCTCTCTTGGAAATTATTTTAGAAAAAACCTTTGGATTTTAATTAAATCAAACCACAAGCCGTTCCATCCGT
Protein-coding sequences here:
- the LOC112894873 gene encoding phosphoethanolamine N-methyltransferase 1-like produces the protein MDAAAVAAANGGPEAEERKAQRSYWEEHSRDLTLEAMMLDSRAAELDKEERPEVLSLLPSYEGKSVLELGAGIGRFTGELAKTAGHVLALDFIESVIKKNESINAHYKNTSFICADVTSPDLMIEANSIDLIFSNWLLMYLSDEEIDKLVERMVKWLKVGGYIFFRESCFHQSGDLERKVNPTHYREPRFYTKVFKECQAFNQDGTSFKLSLVTFKCIEAYVDIKKDQNQICWLWKKVNSSEDGGFQSFLDNVQYKASGILRYERIFGDGYVSTGGVETTKEFVDKLDLKPGQKVLDVGCGIGGGDFYMAEEYDTHVVGIDLSINMILFALERAVGRKCSVEFEVADCTTKTYPDHTFDVIYSRDTILHIQDKPSLFKSFFKWLKPGGKVLISDYCKSPGKPSEEFAAYIKQRGYDLHDVEAYGQMLKNAGFSHVIAEDRTDQFLGILQKELDKFEKNKDDFLSDFSQGDYDDIVNGWKAKQQRSSAGEQRWGLFIATK